The following coding sequences are from one Treponema sp. J25 window:
- the frr gene encoding ribosome recycling factor, with protein sequence MHSALKNAEDRMKKTIASLKDEFATLRTGRASAALFEKIRVDYYGEKTPLNQVANISIPEARLIVIQPWDRSLIGEIEKAIRTSELSLNPSNDGKVIRIAIPPLTEERRKELAKQAKNMAEQSRVAVRNIRRDGNEELKKALKDGELTEDEEQRASEELQNLTDKYIKEINHILEEKEKEIMEV encoded by the coding sequence ATGCACAGTGCACTAAAAAACGCCGAAGATCGGATGAAAAAAACGATTGCGAGCCTCAAAGACGAGTTTGCCACCCTTCGAACCGGTCGGGCTTCCGCAGCTCTTTTTGAGAAAATCCGTGTGGATTATTATGGTGAAAAGACACCTCTTAACCAGGTAGCAAATATTTCTATTCCGGAAGCGCGACTTATCGTCATTCAGCCCTGGGATAGGAGCCTTATCGGGGAAATCGAAAAGGCTATTCGTACCTCTGAGCTTTCACTTAATCCTTCCAATGATGGTAAGGTGATTCGAATTGCGATTCCCCCGCTTACGGAAGAACGGCGCAAAGAACTGGCCAAACAGGCAAAAAACATGGCAGAGCAGAGCCGTGTGGCTGTTCGGAATATTCGACGGGATGGAAACGAGGAATTAAAAAAGGCCCTTAAAGACGGAGAATTAACGGAAGACGAAGAACAGCGAGCCTCTGAGGAACTCCAGAACCTTACGGACAAATACATTAAAGAAATAAATCATATTCTGGAAGAAAAAGAAAAAGAAATAATGGAAGTATAA